One genomic region from Antedon mediterranea chromosome 3, ecAntMedi1.1, whole genome shotgun sequence encodes:
- the LOC140044453 gene encoding phosphatidylinositol 4,5-bisphosphate 3-kinase catalytic subunit beta isoform-like gives MPPAGFLSGDIWQSHGGQTGEIMLDCLMPTGILVQLKCSGNATITQIKRELWQEASRYPLFNKLHDLNFYVFQCINQNAEREELLDEKRRISDVMPFCPMLQVVRKAGDLEEKLLNSKIGMLIGKALYEFDAMKNPEVNDFRTKMKQMVLNIQKKRNTWDWLKKAQYLYPPQLEVSMEIPEHLRDQFPNNECIVNIKYSKEIAQDANHTLVQVGAFEWPISLVEKALKRPVTDLDAEDCVLKVRGHDEFIMGEYPISQFKAIRKSRSKGLYPELILMKKSELKVEDSFDQPMIKGLLKTEVKAPPIPMKIRTLSWDVEAPVKITIDKAVNVNVAEKVQVRVKAGIYHGDDILCNYETTEDSKPGKYSSEWNHSMIFDLRVCDLPRMARLCILLYTPWDRKLGKKGKESAKKNKKLNERREIIPVAWCNTTFFDYNSQLQMDTIKLRMWPASDDVDLNPLGTIESNQNVDATTLTISFNRYQDQPISYPPFEKVLEYAANIAKEEQHLHPEQITDQQLEELKQVVERDPLEPLTEQESRQVWMSRQDCRDHIPHSLPRLIKCVRWNSRSDVAQMQALLQIWPRLEPEEALLLLDYNYADMMVRNFAVECLNRLTDDQLSQYLLQVVQAIKYESHLDCELCRFLLRRALANQRIGHFLFWHLRAEMHHLNVSTRFGLMLEAYCWGSVAHMDSLHKQVESLNKLKSVNELIKSRQLTKNPDEAKQMMRTVLDQESYREVLSSFCSPLQPEFRLKCLKLDKCKFMPSKMRPLWLVFENEDAHGDDIMLMFKNGDDLRQDMLTLQVIQIMDNLWQAEGLDLKVIPYKTLSTGHKVGVIEIVQEAKTIANIQKMYARRIGATFRKASLYQWLEDQNTGPMKFNEAINNFTYSCAGYCVATYVLGIGDRHNDNIMVKQNGQLFHVDFGHFLGKFKVKFGVKRERVPFVLATDFVHVINRGKQQSGSTDFGKFRRCCEDAYLVLRRQGKLLISLFAMMLSSGIPELTAETLTYLRDTLLLDKSEEEALKHFQNKFDESLKNSWKTSVNWWAHVMAN, from the exons ATGCCCCCTGCAGGGTTTTTGAGTGGGGACATATGGCAGTCACACGGAGGTCAGACGGGGGAGATCATGCTGGACTGCCTGATGCCAACTGGCATTCTTGTACAACTTAAGTGCAGTGGCAACGCAACAATCACACAAATAAAAAGG GAGCTGTGGCAAGAGGCTAGTAGATACCCACTCTTCAACAAGCTGCACGATCTTAACTTCTATGTCTTCCAGTGCATCAACCAGAACGCGGAGCGAGAGGAGCTATTGGACGAGAAGCGGCGTATCAGTGATGTTATGCCATTCTGTCCAATGTTGCAAGTTGTTAGAAAAGCTGGCGATTTAGAGGAGAAACTTCTAAATTCAAAGATTGGAATGTTGATTGGCAAAg cTTTGTATGAATTTGATGCCATGAAAAATCCTGAAGTGAATGACTTCCGTACCAAGATGAAACAAATGGTATTGAACATCCAAAAGAAACGTAACACGTGGGATTGGTTGAAGAAGGCCCAGTACCTGTACCCTCCGCAGCTTGAGGTTTCTATGGAGATTCCTGAGCACCTTCGAGATCAATTCCCCAACAATGAATGTATAGTTAATATAAAATACTCCAAGGAAATTGCACAG GATGCTAATCACACATTAGTTCAAGTGGGTGCCTTTGAGTGGCCAATAAGTCTGGTAGAAAAAGCTTTAAAACGTCCTGTGACTGACTTGGATGCAGAAGACTGTGTGCTTAAGGTCAGAGGTCATGATGAATTTATAATGGGAGAGTATCCAATCAGTCAATTTAAG GCAATCAGAAAATCAAGAAGCAAAGGCCTTTATCCAGAGTTAATACTGATGAAAAAGTCAGAGTTGAAAGTTGAGGACTCGTTTGATCAACCAATGATAAAAGGTTTGTTAAAAACCGAAGTTAAAGCACCCCCAATTCCAATGAAAATTAGAACGCTTAGCTGGGATGTAGAAGCGCCAGTCAAGATCACGATAGACAAAGCGGTAAATGTTAATGTAGCAGAGAAAGTACAG GTGCGAGTAAAAGCCGGCATATACCATGGAGACGATATCTTGTGCAATTACGAAACAACGGAAGACAGCAAGCCTGGTAAATATTCATCCGAATGGAACCACTCAATGATCTTTGACCTTCGTGTGTGTGACCTTCCAAGAATGGCGCGGCTATGCATCCTGTTGTACACGCCATGGGACCGAAAATTAGGAAAGAAAGGCAAAGAAAGtgcaaagaaaaataaaaaactaaacGAAAGAAGA GAGATTATACCGGTTGCCTGGTGCAACACTACATTTTTTGACTACAACTCACAATTACAAATGGACACAATTAAGTTACGCATGTGGCCCGCATCAGACGACGTCGACTTAAATCCTCTAGGAACGATCGAAAGTAATCAGAATGTAGATGCGACAACGTTGACCATATCGTTTAACCGCTACCAGGATCAACCCATTTCGTACCCGCCCTTTGAGAAAGTGTTGGAATACGCAGCGAATATTGCGAAAGAAGAGCAACATTTACATCCAGAACAAATCACA GATCAGCAACTTGAGGAGTTAAAACAGGTTGTTGAACGTGATCCGCTTGAGCCGCTAACGGAACAAGAAAGCCGGCAAGTGTGGATGAGCCGTCAGGATTGTAGAGATCACATTCCCCACTCGCTACCCCGGTTAATCAAATGTGTACGCTGGAATTCGAGGAGTGATGTAGCACAG ATGCAAGCCCTTCTTCAGATCTGGCCACGCCTAGAACCGGAAGAAGCGCTTCTGTTACTGGATTACAACTACGCTGACATGATGGTTAGGAATTTCGCTGTCGAGTGTCTCAACAGGCTGAC AGATGATCAGTTATCCCAGTACCTTCTACAAGTAGTGCAAGCAATCAAGTATGAGTCTCATTTAGATTGTGAACTTTGTCGCTTCTTGCTCAGAAGGGCATTAGCTAACCAGAGGATTGGTCACTTTTTGTTTTGGCACTTAAG GGCTGAAATGCATCATCTGAATGTATCCACACGATTTGGCTTGATGCTAGAGGCTTACTGCTGGGGGAGTGTTGCACATATGGACAGCTTACATAAACag GTTGAAAGTCTAAATAAACTGAAATctgtaaatgaattaattaagaGTCGACAGTTGACAAAGAATCCAGATGAAGCAAAACAGATGATGAGAACGGTTCTAGATCAGGAGTCATACCGGGAAGTGCTCTCATCATTCTGCTCTCCTTTACAACCAGAGTTCAGACTTAAGTGTTTAAA GCTGGACAAATGCAAGTTCATGCCCTCTAAGATGCGCCCTCTATGGTTAGTCTTTGAGAATGAGGATGCTCATGGTGATGACATCATGCTCATGTTTAAGAATGGTGATG atttaagGCAAGATATGTTGACGTTACAAGTTATACAGATCATGGATAATTTATGGCAAGCAGAAGGACTAGACCTTAA AGTGATTCCATACAAAACATTATCAACCGGCCACAAAGTTGGAGTAATTGAGATAGTGCAAGAAGCGAAGACTATAGCTAACATACAGAAGATGTACGCCAGGAGAATCGGCGCCACATTCCGCAAGGCATCGTTGTACCAATGGCTTGAAGACCAGAACACAGGACCAATGAAATTCAACGAAGcaattaacaattttacgtactCATGTGCTGGGTACTGTGTCGCCACCTATGTACTAGGAATCGGGGATCGTCATAACGACAATATTATGGTTAAACAAAATGGCCAA TTATTCCATGTTGATTTTGGACATTTTCTTGGAAAATTTAAAGTTAAGTTTGGCGTTAAACGAGAGCGCGTACCTTTTGTTCTTGCAACTGATTTCGTTCACGTGATTAATCGAGGCAAACAGCAAAGTGGCAGCACTGATTTTGGAAA ATTTAGACGTTGCTGCGAGGATGCATATCTTGTTCTTCGTCGTCAAGGTAAATTACTAATCAGTTTGTTTGCCATGATGTTATCGAGCGGAATCCCCGAACTGACGGCAGAAACGCTCACGTACCTGCGAGACACGCTTTTACTCGATAAGTCTGAGGAAGAAGCACTTAAAcactttcaaaataaatttgacGAATCTTTGAAGAATTCGTGGAAAACAAGTGTCAATTGGTGGGCCCATGTGATGGCTAATTAA
- the LOC140044454 gene encoding neuralized-like protein 4: protein MATTGGRSRSKKPKFHRRCGSLIILENDRRTARRNLPSAEFDNGLVLSCEPLEDDQIFEIKIDKKVHSWSGSIEVGITSCDVSNMALPSSATELHNGCWILNGCSVLHNGASIRDDYACDLELCDEGDVIGVQRRANGELHIYLNDNDQGVAATGIPTDRPIHAVIDLYGKCAQISAVDRNCTPTMENNPVIPLPILDNNIDNNSLLVSALAATFNDNCSVNGADASVNYNDNNTASSDDLCFHTKHGTLIKLSNSRRTAERMHAMDEFNNGIVMTNRPLQNDEYFQIRLDKLIDKWSGSIEIGITTHNPDNIDFPATMTNLRSGTTMMSGCGILTNGKGTRREYGQFNLDELQKGDIIAVMKKSNGDLHFYINNVDQGLAASSMPADVYGVVDLYGMAVRVTIVPLAQDPNVPNMLGIDYLDRRLAHLNLLRALAIRQFPNMYNEITEELDFPPEPSQNLSVESVPELGTLTSVPAPPNEPLRFYPRCGAHAEVINSGKTALRPDALGDFNNGVVISNRHIKSSELFEIRIDKVVDKWAGSIEIGVTTHSPFELDFPTTMTNVRSGTWMMTGTGVMHNGTTIMDNYGYNLDRLKEGDRIGVMRKENGNLNFFINGEDQGMAVPNVPPKVFAVVDLYGQAAQATILDQSDNGESTVQVDNATVNKVHSEIDMNSDLRFHHLHGRNVRILSQGQSAMRPNARGEFNDAVIMSNRPLRDDELFEIRIEEMVDRWSGSIEAGVTVIPPEEMSFPGTMTDLDHDTWMLSGSSVLTNGNTIKNGYAMDLDVLEVTQKVGIMRKADGTLHFYYNGVDQGVACSNVNPNVYAIIDLYGQCSRVSLAHSVVESKASNNGSSVQFRMKHFFSECCGKNITIKNLGSTACRQKGCLDSILFSSKPLKVGETFEVEVESVDQKWSGCLVIGLTSFLPETPPSHILPSFAVDMKSSVTWLLQATDVKRNGVVVKENYTGSVMRLEVGNTIGVQRQADNSMHIIINGEDAGVAATNIPKEDVYAIIDLCGSVESVTAVSKEPDIGEIIRAPSISSCSEASSDREEESVASQTYYSTEFHQNHGKNISLSCGNVTARRTGSYNQGITISRHPLARQQKFEVKLERLCSRWTSSIQIGVIGQSPEKFIFPVSGTSIKKNVWIISGDSLFHNTIKVQDKIGPDLNKLQTGCTVGILIDDKSCLHLLVNGIDHGIVAEDIPHHCHAVVDLYGQCEQVSIIGGDLASGGIPEEREKADFENGLKENCRLPSELSLTPRCEYQEMCRRFQTMLALPRGYFEVNPKYNKCYCDSCYKHRGDEAYNSHGEPPKEYARPLGWCKFALRLPPRVDTQRLFENCHVAYHTTDINTVRKVLDSGSLLCKGDSMIGGILSKEMLSSERLKFKDTTIDQILLSPSMKYCVSHGNIRRMEYQDVISGTTQYSQVAFQVRVQPDSYDVGPERIGANQQIDAHFDNKEIQWICKEKSVVVPYALLIKID from the exons ATGGCGACAACTGGAGGAAGGTCTAGAAGTAAAAAACCAAAATTTCATAGACGATGTGGTTCTTTAATTATTCTAGAAAATGACAGAAGGACAGCTCGGAGAAACCTGCCTTCTGCTGAGTTTGACAATGGACTCGTTTTGAGTTGTGAGCCTCTTGAAGACGATCAAATATTCGAAATAAAAATCGACAAGAAG GTACATTCATGGAGTGGCTCTATTGAAGTTGGCATAACAAGCTGCGATGTGTCCAACATGGCCTTACCAAGTAGCGCCACAGAGCTTCACAATGGTTGCTGGATCCTAAATGGTTGTAGCGTGCTACATAATGGGGCATCCATTCGTGATGACTACGCTTGTGACCTTGAACTCTGCGACGAAGGCGATGTGATTGGTGTTCAGCGACGTGCTAACGGGGAATTGCACATTTATTTAAACGATAACGACCAGGGAGTGGCCGCTACAGGGATTCCAACTGATAGACCGATACATGCGGTTATTGATTTGTACGGCAAGTGCGCCCAGATTAGTGCTGTAGATAGAAATT GTACACCAACAATGGAAAACAACCCAGTTATACCATTGCCAATTCTAGATAACAATATAGACAACAACTCATTGCTAGTAAGCGCACTAGCAGCCACTTTTAATGACAATTGCTCCGTTAATGGCGCAGATGCTTCGGTTAATTACAATGACAACAATACTGCCAGCTCAGATGACCTCTGTTTCCATACGAAGCATGGAACGTTGATTAAGTTGAGTAACAGTAGGAGAACGGCCGAACGAATGCATGCAATGGACGAGTTTAATAACGGGATTGTTATGACCAATCGACCTCTTCAAAATGATGAATATTTTCAA ATTCGACTTGATAAATTAATAGATAAGTGGTCAGGATCTATTGAGATTGGAATCACAACGCACAATCCTGACAACATAGACTTCCCAGCCACGATGACTAACTTACGATCTG GTACGACAATGATGAGTGGCTGTGGTATTCTGACAAATGGTAAAGGAACGCGCAGGGAATATGGTCAATTCAACCTAGATGAATTGCAA AAAGGAGATATAATAGCAGTAATGAAGAAATCAAATGGAGATCTTCACTTCTACATCAACAACGTTGACCAGGGTCTGGCTGCGTCCAGCATGCCCGCGGATGTATACGGTGTCGTTGACCTTTACGGGATGGCCGTCAGAGTAACTATCGTACCGTTGGCACAAGATCCAAACGTTCCAAACATGCTTGGGATTGATTACCTGGATCGGCGATTAGCTCATCTCAATTTGCTACGTGCTTTAGCCATTAGACAGTTTCCTAACATGTATAATG AAATCACAGAAGAGTTGGATTTTCCCCCTGAACCTTCTCAGAACTTGTCGGTAGAAAGTGTGCCGGAACTTGGAACATTAACGTCCGTGCCAGCCCCTCCCAACGAGCCTTTAAGATTCTACCCTAGATGCGGGGCACATGCTGAAGTGATTAATTCAGGGAAAACAGCACTCAGACCAGA tgcTCTTGGAGATTTCAACAATGGTGTTGTCATTAGCAATCGTCATATTAAATCCAGTGAACTGTTTGAAATTAGAATTGATAAAGTTGTTGATAAATGGGCAGGATCAATAGAGATAGGAGTCACTACCCACTCACCGTTTGAACTAG ATTTTCCTACGACAATGACAAATGTGAGGAGTGGGACGTGGATGATGACGGGTACGGGAGTGATGCATAATGGTACGACAATCATGGACAACTATGGATACAACTTAGATCGTTTAAAG GAGGGTGATCGTATTGGTGTGATGCGTAAAGAAAATGGCAACCTCAACTTTTTTATCAACGGTGAGGATCAGGGTATGGCCGTCCCAAACGTACCTCCAAAAGTGTTTGCTGTTGTTGACTTATATGGACAAGCTGCCCAGGCAACAATACTGGACCAATCAG ACAATGGTGAATCTACAGTTCAAGTAGACAATGCAACTGTTAACAAAGTACACTCAGAAATTGACATGAACTCTGACCTCCGATTCCACCATCTTCATGGTCGTAATGTCCGTATCTTAAGCCAGGGTCAGTCGGCAATGCGTCCAAACGCTCGTGGAGAATTTAATGACGCCGTTATTATGAGCAATCGTCCGTTGAGGGATGATGAACTTTTTGAGATAAGAATTGAAGAAATGGTTGACAGATGGTCTGGGTCAATAGAAGCAg GTGTGACGGTTATTCCCCCAGAAGAAATGTCATTTCCAGGAACAATGACGGATTTGGACCATGACACCTGGATGTTAAG TGGTTCTTCTGTTCTCACAAATGGGAACACTATAAAAAATGGTTATGCCATGGACCTAGATGTCTTAGAGGTCACTCAGAAGGTCGGCATTATGAGGAAGGCAGATGGCACACTTCACTTCTACTATAATGGTGTTGACCAGGGCGTGGCCTGCTCCAACGTCAATCCTA ATGTATATGCTATTATTGATTTGTATGGACAGTGTTCCCGTGTTTCTCTTGCGCATTCTGTCGTGGAAAGCAAAGCTTCAAACAATGGAAGTTCAGTGCAATTTA gaatgaaacatttttttagtgAATGTTGCGGTAAGAATATTACGATAAAGAATTTGGGAAGTACAGCATGTCGCCAGAAAGGTTGTTTGGATTCAATTTTGTTTAGTTCTAAGCCGTTGAAAGTTGGTGAAACTTTTGAG GTTGAGGTTGAAAGTGTTGATCAGAAGTGGTCAGGTTGTCTTGTTATTGGTTTAACATCATTTCTTCCTGAGACGCCGCCATCTCACATTTTACCAAGCTTTGCAGTTGACATGAAGTCAAGTGTCACTTGGTTACTACAGGCAACAGATGTCAAAAGGAATGGAGTGGTTGTCAAGGAAAACTACACAGGATCTGTCATGAGACTAGAG GTTGGCAATACAATTGGTGTTCAGAGACAAGCTGACAATAgtatgcatattattattaatggtgAAGATGCTGGTGTTGCTGCTACCAATATACCCAAG GAGGATGTTTATGCAATAATTGACCTCTGTGGGTCAGTAGAAAGTGTAACTGCTGTTAGCAAAGAACCAGACATTGGCGAAATAATTAGAGCACCCTCAATCTCATCCTGTAGTGAAGCAAGCTCAGATAGAGag GAAGAATCTGTGGCCTCCCAAACCTACTACTCAACAGAATTCCATCAAAATCATGGTAAAAATATTAGTCTTTCATGTGGGAATGTTACGGCAAGACGGACTGGGAGTTACAATCAAGGAATCACGATATCACGGCATCCTTTGGCACGGCAACAGAAGTTTGAG gTCAAGTTAGAAAGGCTCTGTTCTCGCTGGACATCTTCTATACAGATTGGAGTCATAGGTCAGTCACCTGAGAAGTTTATATTTCCTGTGTCTGGAACATCAATAAAAAAGAATGTGTGGATAATATCAGGTGACTCCTTATTCCATAACACAATAAAG GTACAAGACAAGATAGGTCCTGATTTAAACAAGCTACAGACAGGCTGTACAGTGGGCATTCTGATAGATGACAAAAGTTGTCTTCACCTGTTGGTAAATGGAATAGACCATGGCATTGTGGCAGAAGATATTCCACATCACTGTCATGCGGTCGTTGACCTTTACGGACAGTGTGAACAA GTTTCGATAATTGGAGGTGATCTTGCAAGTGGTGGAATACCTGAGGAAAGAGAGAAAGCTGATTTTGAAAATG gTTTGAAAGAGAATTGTCGTCTACCGTCTGAGTTGAGTTTGACACCTCGGTGCGAATATCAGGAAATGTGTCGGAGGTTTCAAACCATGCTAGCCCTACCAC GTGGATATTTTGAAGTTAATCCTAAatacaataaatgttattgtgATTCTTGCTACAAACACCGAGGCGATGAAGCATACAATTCGCATGGAGAACCACCAAAGGAATACGCACGACCTTTAGGATGGTGTAAATTTGCTCTCAG GCTGCCACCTAGAGTTGACACACAGCGTTTATTTGAGAACTGTCACGTCGCATATCATACAACTGATATAAACACAGTCAGGAAAGTCTTAGATTCAGGATCTCTATTATGTAAAG GTGACTCGATGATTGGTGGAATATTAAGTAAAGAAATGTTATCAAGTGAAAGGTTAAAGTTCAAAGATACAACGATAGATCAGATATTGCTCTCTCCAAGCATGAAATATTGTGTTAGTCATGGTAATATTAGGAGGATGGA GTATCAGGATGTCATCAGTGGCACAACACAGTATTCACAAGTCGCATTTCAAGTTCGTGTTCAGCCAGACAGCTACGATGTCGGCCCAGAACGAATTGGCGCAAATCAACAGATAGACGCACATTTTGACAACAAAGAAATACAATGGATTTGCAAAGAGAAGTCTGTTGTTGTTCCATATGCATTATTGAttaagattgattga
- the LOC140043329 gene encoding inhibitor of growth protein 4-like, with protein sequence MAMALYLEQYLDSIENLPFELQRNFTLMRDLDQRSQDLSKEIDGMTKEYITSVKSLTPTKRNDLLNKIDDAFSKSREFGDDKVQLAMQTYEMVDKHIRRLDSDLARFEMELKERQMDQTPDHIDSSAEKNKKGRKKEKKKLKKGSISDDEIPKTSRKKMKTQLVETVTPTLILPSVITTPSDVLDMPVDPNEPTYCLCHQVSYGEMIGCDNPDCPIEWFHFACVGLTTKPKGKWFCPRCMPEKKKK encoded by the exons ATGGCGATGGCACTTTACCTTGAGCAATACTTAGACA GTATTGAGAACCTGCCATTTGAATTACAGAGAAACTTCACTTTAATGCGAGATTTAGACCAGAGATCTCAAG actTATCGAAGGAGATTGACGGCATGACAAAAGAGTACATAACATCGGTGAAGTCATTGACACCAACTAAACGCAACGACCTCCTGAATAAGATCGACGATGCATTTTCCAAGAGTCGTGAATTCGGGGATGATAAAGTTCAGCTAGCTATGCAAACCTATGAAATG GTGGACAAGCACATTCGGAGGTTAGATTCTGATCTTGCTAGATTTGAAATGGAGTTGAAAGAAAGACAAATGGACCAAACACCTGATCACATTGACAGCTCAGCAGAAAAAAATA AAAAGGGaaggaaaaaagaaaagaaaaaactgAAAAAAGGTTCAATATCCGATGATGAAATACCAAAAACGTCGCGaaagaaaatgaaaacacaGCT AGTTGAAACTGTGACACCAACACTAATTCTTCCATCTGTCATCACCACCCCCTCTGATGTGCTTGACATGCCCGTGGATCCAAATGAACCAACGTATTGTTTGTGTCATCAAGTTTCTTATGGAGAGATGATAGGATGTGATAACCCAGAC tgtCCGATTGAATGGTTTCATTTTGCCTGTGTTGGATTGACAACAAAGCCAAAAGGAAAATG GTTTTGTCCTCGATGTATGCCagagaaaaagaagaaatag